From the genome of Streptomyces sp. SID8374:
GGTGCTCTGCCTGCTCTCGCTCGGTCTCGGCGCCCTCCAGATCCCGCCCGGCGAGGTCCTCAAGGCGCTCGTCGGCCGCCCGACCGGACCCCGTGTCGAGGACGTCATCTGGTCGGTGCGCGTGCCGCGTACGGCCCTGGGGCTGGCCGCCGGTGCCGCACTCGGGCTCTCCGGCTGTGTGATGCAGGCGCTGACCCGCAACCCGCTGGCCGACCCGGGCATCCTCGGGGTGAGCGCCGGGGCCGCGTTCGCCATCGTGCTCGCCGCCGGGGTCGCCGGGATCGGCTCGCTGCTCGGCTACATCTGGTTCGCGTTCGCCGGAGCCATGGCGGCGAGCATCGTCGTCTATCTGCTGGGGCGGATGGGGCGTTCGGGGTCCACGCCGGTGAAGCTGGCCCTCGCCGGGGTCGCCGTCACCGCCGTGCTCTCCTCGCTGACCAGCGCCGTCGTCCTCACCGACCCGGCCGCCCTGGACCGCTTCCGCTTCTGGTCGGCGGGCTCGCTCGCCAACCAGGACGCCTCCACCGTGCTGCGCATCCTGCCCTTCCTCGGCCTCGGCGCCCTCCTCGCGCTGGCGAGCGCCCCCGCCCTCAACAGCCTCGCCCTCGGCGACGACGTGGCCGCATCGCTCGGCCGCAAGCTCGGCCTCGTCCGCCTCCAGGGCGTCGTCGCCGTCACCCTCCTCACCGGGGCGGCGGTCGCGGTGATCGGCCCCGTCGTCTTCATCGGCCTGGTCGTCCCGCATGTCGCCCGGGCCCTCGCCCAGTCCGCCGGACTCGGCCCGGACCACCGCTGGCTGCTGCCGCTCTCGGCCGCGCTGGCCGCCGGGCTGCTGCTCGGGGCGGACGTCCTCGGCCGGGTGATCGCCCGGCCCGTGGAGGTCCAGGCCGGGATCATCGTCGCTTTCATCGGCGGCCCGTTCTTCATCGCCCTGGTCCGCCGACGCCGGCTCGCGGAGGTATGACCGTGACCACGCCTTCCCTGAGCTCCAAGACCGCTCCCCGCCCCTTCCGGCTGGCCTTCCCGCCCGTCTCCGGCACCCTGCGCCCCCGCCAACTCGCCGTCTGCGCGGCCCTCGTGGTCGCCGTGTTCGTGGCGCTGTGCTGGAACGTCTCCATCGGCGAGTACGGCATCCCGCTCACCGATGTCGCCCGCGCCCTGACCGGTTCCGGCGACCCGGGCACCCTCCTCGTCGTCCAGGAACTGCGGCTGCCCCGCGCCATGACCGGGCTGCTCGCGGGCCTCGCGTTCGGCATGTCCGGGGCCCTGTTCCAGACGATGACCCGCAACCCGCTCGCCAGCCCCGACATGATCGGCCTCACCCAGGGCGCCGGGACCGCCGTCGTCGCGGGCATCGTCCTCGGCTGGGACTTCGGCCTCGGCACCCAGGCCCTCGGCCTGCTCGGCGCCCTCGCCAGCGCGCTCCTCGTCTACGGGCTCGCCTGGCGGCGCGGCACCACCGGCTACCGCATCATCCTCGTCGGCATCGGCGTCTCCTGGGTCTGCCTCAGCATCACCGACTTCCTGCTCGCCCGGGGCGGCCGCTTCCAGGCACAGGCCGCGCTCGGCTGGCTCGTCGGCAACCTCAACGGCCGCGACTGGCAGCAGGCCGCGCCCCTGGCCGCCTCGCTCGTCGTGCTGGTGCCCGCCGCCCTGCTGATCGGCCGGCTGATGCGTACGCTGCAACTCGGCGACGACGTCGCCAAGGGGCTCGGCACCCGCGTCCAGGCCGTCCGCCTCACCGTCCTGCTCACCGGCGTCGGCCTGGTCGCCTTCGCCACGGCGGCCGCAGGGCCCGTCGCGTTCGTGGCGCTCGCGGCCCCGCAGATCGCGCAGCGCCTCTGCCGTACGGCCTGGCCGCCGCCGCTCGCCGGCGGACTCACCGGCGCCGCCATCGTCCTCGCGTCCGACGTCCTGGCACGCGAACTGATCCCCGGCACCGAACTGCCCGTCGGGATCGTCACCGGAGTGCTCGGCGCCCCGGTGCTGCTCTGGCTGCTCATCCGCGTCAACCGCGCGGGCTCAGGAGGCTGACCGATGTCCACCGCCGAACCCGACCTGAGGGCACAGGACTTGCACCTCGGATACGACGACCGGGCCGTCGTATCCGGCCTCGACCTGGCGGTCCCGCCCGGCCGGATCACCGCCATCGTCGGCGCCAACGCCTGCGGGAAGTCGACCCTGTTGCGCGCCCTGGCCCGGCTGCTGGCCCCGCGCGAAGGAGCGGTCAGTCTGGACGGCCGGGCCCTGCACGCCATCCCCACCCGGGAGTTGGCCCAGCAGCTCGGCATCCTCCCGCAGTCACCCGTCGCCCCCGAGGGCCTCACCGTCATCGACCTGGTGAACCGGGGCCGCTCCCCGCACCAGACGTGGTGGCGGCAGTGGACCAAGGCGGACGAGCAGGCGGTGCACGACGCGCTCGCCGCCACCGGCACCACCGACCTGGCCGACCGTGCGGTGGACGAACTCTCCGGCGGCCAGCGCCAGCGCGCCTGGATCGCCATGGCCGTCGCCCAGGGCACCCCGGTCCTCCTCCTCGACGAGCCGACGACGTACCTCGACCTCGCCCATCAGATCGACGTCCTGGACCTCGTCGTCGACCTCAACCGCCGCGAGGGACGCACGATCGTCATGGTCCTGCACGACCTCAACCAGGCCTGCCGGTACGCCGATCACGTCATCGCGATGAAGAAGGGCAGCATCGTCGCCGAGGGCGCCCCCGCCGACGTCATCACCGCCGCCACCGTCGAGGACGTCTTCGGCCTCCGCTGCCAGGTCACCACGGACCCGGTCAGCCGCACCCCGCTGGTGATCCCGGTCGGCCGCCACCACACCCCGGAGCCGGACGGGCCCGGGAAGACACTCGCCTGACGGGCTGCCGTACACGTCGCACGCGTACGGCAGCCCGCCCCGGCTTCAGATGCCGGCCGACGCCATCTCGATGATGGAGCGGTAGTACGCCGCCGTCGAGACCACGCACGCCCGGTAGGTGCGGTTGTCCTTCACCACCAGGAAGTAGTCCCGCAGGTTCTTCCAGTATTGGACCAGATAGCCGAGACCGGGCACGAAGCCCGGCGGCCGGGGCACCAGGGAGAAGGCCTCGGAACAGTGGAGGATGCGCTCGGTGGCCTGCGAGAGTACGTCGGCGACCTCGGCGTTCATGTTCCAGCCGGCGGCCAGCTGCGGCGTCCAGATCGCGCCCGCGATCTCCCTCAGGTGCTCCTGCTCCTCGGGCGTCGGATCGGCCTGGATCCGCAGGACCTGCACCGAGGGCGCGGTGCCGCTGTTCCCCGTTGCCAGGGCGGGTGCGGCCGCGCCGACGGCGAGGAGAGCCCCGGACAGCGCGAGCGCCATCGCCGGAATCGTCGCGGCCTTACGTCTTCTCATGATGCGTCCCCTCACGATCGCCCACCGTGTCGGCGGAGCTGCGTACGGTCACTTACGCGAAGTGACGCTGGCACGGCGCCCGTTGCCCGTCAACGGCGCCTGATCGGCCGTTCAGGAAGTGCCGCACGACCCCCTTGCGTCATTCGGCAGGCACCCGGTGGATCACCCGGAATGGCCCACCGCACCGAACCGTGATTGGCCCGGGAATCCGCGCCAATCCCTTCATAGGCTCGAACCCATGAGCACCCACGACCGCACGACCGTCGATTTCTACTTCGACCCCGCCTGCCCGTTCGCCTGGATCGCCTCCCGCTGGATCCTGGAGGTGGAGCAGCTGCGCGACCTCGACCTCCGCTTCCGCCCCATGAGCCTGTACCTGCACAACCAGGGCAACGAACTGGCCCCCTGGTACCGCGAGTTGGTCGACAAGTCGATCGGCCCGGTCCGGGTCGCCGTCGCCGCGTCCGCCGCCCACGGCGACGGCGTCCTCCGGGACCTCTACACCGCGCTCGGCACCCGCATCCACCAGCACAAGGAGGAGGACTTCGACGCGGTCATCGCCGCCTCCCTCGCCGAACTGGGCCTTCCCGCCGCCCTGTCGGAGGCCGCGCACTCGACGGCGTACGACGAAGAGGTGGCCCGCAGCCACGACGCGGGCAAGGACCCGGAGCAGGACGCGTACGTGGGCACACCGACGATCCACGTCGACGGCACGGTCTGGTTCGGCCCGGTCCTGAACGCGATCCCGCGCGGCGAGAAGGCGGCCGAACTCTTCGACAGCTTCCGGGTCCTCGCCAACCACGAGGGCTTCTTCGAGCTCAAGCGGGCACGGTCGGGGGGCCTGTCCTACGAGTGAGCTGCAAGGCCCCTCACGCCGACAGCGAAGCCCTCACCGTCACCCGCGCCTCGTCGTACCGGTCCAGCAGCAGCCGCGCCAACTCCGGCGCCGGGCCCAGGACATCGGCCAGCACGTCCGCGCCGGCCGCCTCGGCGCCCGCCGTGATGCGGTCCGGGAGGCGGCCGGGGGCGATGACGTACGGGGCCACCGCCACCCGGTCGACGCCCTCGGCGCGCAGGGCCCGTACCGCGTCCTCGGTGCGGGGAAGGGATGCGGAGGCGAACGCAGGCCGCACGGCGCACCAACCGGTGTGCCGCAGCTCCCGCGCGATTTCAGCGATCACTGCGATCGCCTCCGGGTCGGATGATCCCGCCGAGGCCAGGACGAGCCCGGTCCGGGGGAGGTCGCCGGGGCGGACCCCGGCCTCCCGCAGCCGCCGCTCCAGGGTGGCGTTGAGCAGCGGGGAGGGGCCGAGCACGTCGGACTGCCGGATGTGCAGCCTCGGCAGCCGGGCGCGGGCCTCGCGCAGGACCGAGGGGATGTCGGTCTTGGCGTGGAACGCCCGGGTCAGGAGGAGCGGCAGGGCGATGACCTCGTCGGCCCCCTCCGCGGCCAGGCGCTCCAGCACCCGGGGCACGGAAGGGGCGTTGAACTCCAGGAACCCGGTCTCCACGCGCAGCCCCGGCCGCTGCGCCCGTACCCGCTCGGTGAGCGCGTGCACGGTCGCGGCGTGCCGAGGGTCGCGGCTGCCGTGGGCGATGACGAGGAGGACGGGGTGGGACATGGCGTGACTCAGTTCTTGACGAGGAGACCGCGGCTGCGCAGCACCCACCGCTCCAGCGGACTGAAGATCAGCAGGTCGATCGCGATGCCGACGAACAGGATGAGCAGGATCGAGAGGAAGATCCCGGGCATGTCGAAGTTGCTGCGGCCGTTCTCCAGCAACTGACCGAGCCCCAGACCCAGTTCGGGCGAGGAGGCGATGATCTCGGCGGCCATCAGCGAACGCCAGGAGAACGCCCAGCCCTGCTTGAGGCCCGAGAGATAACCGGGCAGCGCGGCCGGGAGCACGATGTGCCAGGTGCCCCGGATGCCGGTCGCGCCCAGCGTGCGGCCCGCCCTCAGGAACAGCGGCGGCACCTGGTCCACGCCCGAGACCAGCCCGTTGGCGATCGAGGGCACCGCACCCAGCAGGATCACCGCGTACATCATGCTGTCGTTCAGCCCGAGCCAGATGACCGCCGGGGCCACCCACGCGACCGACGGCAGCGACTGGAGCCCGGCCAGGATCGGCCCGATCGCGGCCCGGATCAGCTTCACCCGGGCGACCAGCAGCCCCAGCGGCGTACCGATGGCCACCGCGAGGAGGAAGCCCAGCAGACCGCGCGAGACGCTGGTCCAGACGACCTCGAGGAGCGTGCCCTTGAGCCACAGGTCCTTCGCGCTGTCCCACACCGCCGACGGCGGCGGCAGCTTGTAGACCTCGGTGACCTCGGCCCGGACCAGCAGCTCCCAGACGATCAGGACCAGCGCCACCGCCACCACGGGCGGCAGCACCTTGCTCTGGAGGACCTCGCGCACCGGGGTGCGGCGGATCTGCACCGCGTCCAGCGCGTCGAGACCGGCCTCCAGACCGGCCAGGTCGTCCGGCTTCGCGTCGACGGGGCCGGCCGCCCCGTCCGGCCGTTTCCGGTCGGACGTGATGTCAGTGCTGGCCATGTCGGCGGATCTCCCCACGCAGTTCTTCGGTGATCTCGACGGACAGCTCCGCCACGGCGGTGTCCTCGATGCGGCGCGGCTGCTCGATGTCGACCGTCCACTGCCGGGCGATCCGGCCCGGCCGGGACGACAGCAGCACGACGCGCTGCGCGAGCCGTACGGCCTCGCGCACGTTGTGCGTGACGAAGAGGACCGAGGCGTTCGTCTCGCGCCAGATCCGGGTCAGCTCGTCGTGCAGCACATCGCGGGTGATGGCGTCCAGCGCCGCGAACGGCTCGTCCATCAGCAGCAGTTGGCTGTCCTGGGCGAGCGCGCGGGCCATCGCGACCCGCTGCCGCATACCGCCGGACAGCTCGTGCACCCGCTTGCCGTACGCGCCGCCGAGGCGGACGAGTTCGAGCAGCCGCTCGGCCTCGGTACGGCGCTCCGACTTGGCGACCCCGCGCAGCCGCAGGGCCAGTTCGATGTTCTTGCCCGCGGTCAGCCACGGGAAGAGGGCGTGCTCCTGGAACATCAGGGCCGGCCGCCCGCCGGGGGTCTCGATGGACCCCGCGGACGGGCGGTCGAGTCCGGCCACCAGGTTGAGCAGCGTCGACTTACCGCACCCGGAGGCCCCCAGGAGGGTGACGAACTCACCCGGAGCGACATCGAGTGAGATGTCGTCCAGGACGAGCTGTTGACCCGTGGGTCCGGCGAAGGACTTCGAGACGTGCGAGAGACGGGCGGCGTACTCGACCGTCGTACGGTCCTCGGCCTTGGTGAGGGTGGTGGTCGCCATGGTCGTCACCTCCTGGGAATCCTGGGTCCGGTACGGGTTACTTGACGCCGAGACCGGCGTCGGAGACCTCGGTCTGACCCTCGGCCTTGAGGATCTTGTTCAGCGGGCCCAGGTCGTAGATGCCCTCCAGCTTCGGGTTCTCCAGCAGACCGGCCTTCACCGAGTACCCCGCCTGCGTCTTCAGCGTGGTGGCCAGCGGGTCGTTGGTGAACTCGACGGACTCCCACGCCGGGTCGAGGATCTCCTGCGGCAGCGGCTTGCCGCTCAGCTTCTCCAGCGCCTTGTTGGCGGAGGCCTTGGCCTCCTCCGGGTTGGCGTTGATCCACTTGTTGGTGGAGACCGAACCCTTGATCACGGCCTCGACGACGTCGGGGTGCGCGTCGAGGAACTTCTGCGACACGATGATGTGCGTGATCACGAACTTCTTGTCCGGCCACAGGTCCTTCTCGTCGAGGAGCACCTTCGCGCCCTCGGAGACCAGCTTGGACGCGGTCGGCTCCGGGACCCACGCGCCGTCCAGCGAACCGGACTTGTAGGCGTCGGGCGTCACCTTGTTGTCCGAGCGGACCACGGAGACGTCGCCCTTGCCGCTCTGCGGGTCGACCTTCCAGCCCTTCTCGGAGATCCAGTTGAGGAAGGCCACGTCCTGCGTGTTGCCGATCTGCGGTGTCGCGATCCGCTTGCCCTTGAGGTCGTCCAGGGTCTTGATCTTCTCCGGGTTGACGACCAGCTTCACCCCGCCGGAGGCCGAACCCGCCACGATCCGCAGCCCCTTGCCCTGGGACTTGACGTAGGCGTTGATGGCGGGGGAGGGGCCGATGAAGCCGATGTCGATCGATCCGGCGTTCAGCGCCTCGATCTCGGAGGGCCCGGCGTTGAAGGTCGTGGACTCGACCTTGGTGCCGCCCAGCTCCTTCTGGATGGTGCCTTCCTGGATGCCGACCAGGGCGGTGGCGTGCGTGAGGTTCGGGAAGTAGCCGATCTTCACGGTGTCCGCGGAGAGCTTCTTCTCACCGCTGGAGACGTTCGCCTTCTTCGCGTCGTCGTCCTTGGCGTCGGAACCGTAACCGCAGGCGGTGGCGGCCAGGGCGAGCAGCGGCAGGGCCGCGACAGCGGCGATGGAGCGGCGAACGGTGGAACGGGGGGCAGGCACGGGAGGCTTTCCTCTCGTTGGCCCGGTGCTCGCGTCCCGCTGGTGGTCAGGGGGGCGCGGCCGGGAGATCGGCAGGTCTTCGGCGGTACGGGCGGTGCGGATGGTGCGGGTGGGCGCGCAAGCGGTGCGCGTACGTCATCACGCACATCGCCCCACGCCTCCCTGGCCGCTGCCGAGGGCGCCGCTGCCCACGCGGCCGCCCTCCTTCGCGAAGGTGGAGAAGAAATCGGTCACGGTCAGAAGTCCCATTCGGCGTCGTCGTCGGCCACGACCGGTTCCGGGGCCGTGGCGAACGCGGCGCCCGCCATGCCGGCGCTCAGCGTCGTACCGTCCGCCGGGTCGATCAGCAGGAACGATCCGGTACGCCGGGAGTCGGCGTACGCGTCCAGTGCGAGCGGCTCGGCGGTCCGCACGACGACCCGGCCGATGTCGTTGGCGACCAGCTGCCCGGGCGCCGGGTGCTGGGAGAGGTCGTCCAGGGTGAGCCGGGACGGGATGTCCTTGACGATCGCCTTGACCGTACGGGTGGTGTGCTTCAGCAGCACCCGCTGGCCCACCGAGAGCGGCTGGTCGGCCACATGGCAGACGGTCGCCTCGACGTCCTGGGTGACCGGCGGCGCGTCATCGGCCGGGGCGATCAGGTCGCCGCGCGAGATGTCGATGTCGTCGGCCAGCCGGAGCGTCACCGACTGCGGCGCCCAGGCGATGTCCACGCTCTCGCCGAGCGCGTCGATGCCGGTGATCGTGGTGGTGCGCCCCGAGGGGAGTACGGAGACGGACTCGCCGACGCGGAAGACCCCGGCGGCGATCTGACCGGCGTACCCCCGGTAGTCGGGGTGCTCGGCGGTCTGCGGGCGGATCACGTACTGCACGGGGAAGCGCGCGTGGCAGGCGGTGAGGTCATGGCTGACCGGGACCGTCTCCAAGTGCTCCAGGACGGTGGGCCCGCCGTACCAGTCCATGTGCGCCGACGGCTCCACCACGTTGTCCCCGGCCAGCGCCGAGATGGGGATCGCGGTGATCTCCGGGACGCCGAGGGAGGCGGCGTACGCGGTGAACTCCTCGGCTATCGCGGCGAATACAGGCTCCGCGTACTCGACCAGGTCCATCTTGTTGACGGCCAGCACCACGTGCGGGACGCGCAGCAGCGCGGCGACGGCGGCGTGGCGGCGGGTCTGCTCCACGACCCCGTTGCGGGCGTCGACCAGGACCACGGCCAGCTCGGCGGTGGAGGCGCCCGTCACCATGTTGCGGGTGTACTGCACATGGCCCGGGGTGTCCGCGAGGATGAACCGGCGCCGGGCGGTGGCGAAGTAGCGGTAGGCGACATCGATGGTGATGCCCTGCTCGCGCTCGGCCCGCAGCCCGTCGGTCAGCAGCGCCAGGTCCGGCGCCTCCTGGCCGCGGCTCAGCGACACCTGCTCCACGGCCTCCAGCTGGTCCGTGAGGATCGACTTGGAGTCGTGCAGCAGACGTCCCACGAGGGTGGACTTGCCGTCGTCGACCGACCCGGCGGTGGCGAACCTCAGCAGGGTGGTGGCCGACAGCTGCTCGGCGGAGAGAGCCGAGAGGATGGGTGTGGTCATGGTGGGCCTCTCTTGTGGATCAGGCCGGATCAGGGAGCGGGGTCTGGTGCCGTGCATCGCAAGGCGGAGGAGGGAGTCATGGCGGAGCCATGGCGAGTGACGACAACGCGGCGAGGTGCGGTGCCAGGGCACGCGAGCCCGGCATGATCCGCACGAGAGGCCCTCAGAAGTACCCCTCGCGCTTGCGGTCTTCCATCGCGGCCTCGGACATCTTGTCGTCGGCGCGGGTCGCGCCCCGCTCGGTGAGCCGGGAGGCGGCGATCTCGGTGATCACGGCCTCCAGCGTGGTGGCGTCGGAGTCGACGGCGCCGGTGCAGGACATGTCGCCGACCGTGCGGTAGCGCACCAGGCGGGTCTCGGTGGTCTCGTGCTCCTTGGGGCCGCCCCAGCCGCCGGCCGTCAGCCACATGCCGTTGCGGGAGAAGACCTCGCGCTCATGGGCGAAGTAGATCTCCGGGAGTTCGATGCCCTCGCGCTCGATGTACTGCCAGACGTCCAGCTCGGTCCAGTTGGAGATCGGGAAGACCCGGACGTGCTCACCGGGAGCGTGCCGGCCGTTGTAGAGCTGCCACAGCTCGGGGCGCTGGCGGCGCGGGTCCCACTGCGAGAACTCGTCGCGCAGCGAGAAGACCCGCTCCTTGGCGCGCGCCTTCTCCTCGTCGCGCCGCCCGCCGCCGAACACCGCGTCGAAGCGGTGCTGCTGGATCGCCTCGGTGAGCGGGACGGTCTGGAGCGGGTTGCGGGTGCCGTCGGGGCGCTCGCGGAGCTTCCCGGCGTCGATGTACTCCTGCACGGAGGCGACATGGAGCCGCAGCCCGTGCTTCTTCACCGTACGGTCGCGGTACTCCAGGACCTCGGGGAAGTTGTGCCCGGTGTCCACGTGCAGCAGCGTGAACGGCACCGGCGCGGGCGCGAACGCCTTCAGCGCCAGGTGCAGCATGACGATGGAGTCCTTGCCGCCGGAGAAGAGGATCACCGGCCGCTCGAACTCCCCCGCCACCTCACGGAAGATGTGGACCGCCTCGGACTCCAGGGAGTCCAGGTGGCTGAGCGCGTACGGGTTGACCGTGCCCTCCGGCACGCTGGTGACGGTGCTCACGCCAGGCCCCTCTCGGTGAGCAGCGCGTGGAGCGCCGCCGCTGACTCCTGCACGGTCTGCTGGTGCGATTCGATGCGCAGATCGGGCGATTCGGGCGCCTCGTAGGGGTCGTCGACCCCGGTGAGACCGCTGATCTCGCCCGCCGCCTGTTTGGCGTAAAGACCCTTCACATCCCGTACGGAGCACACCTCGACGGGCGTCGCCACGTGCACCTCCAGGTAGGTGGTGGACTCGGCGGCGTGCCGCTTGCGCACGGCCTCGCGGCTGTCGGCGAACGGGGCGATGACGGGGACGAGCACCTTCACGCCGTTGGCGGCGAGGAGTTCGGCGACGAAGCCGATCCGGGCCACGTTGGTGTGCCGGTCCTCGCGGGAGAAGCCGAGGCCCGCGGAGAGGAACTGCCGGATCTCGTCGCCGTCGAGTACCTCCACCTTGTGGCCCTCGGTCCGCAGCCGGCCCGCCAGCTCGTACGCGATGGTGGTCTTGCCCGCGCTCGGCAGACCGGTCAGCCAGATCGTGGCTCCCGTCTCCGTCACGCTCATCGAACTCTCCTGATCAGTCGTCATCAGCCGTGCAGCCCGCATTCGGTCTTGCCCCGGCCGGCCCAGCGGCCGGCCCGTGCGTCCTCGCCCTCCAGCACCCGGCGGGTGCAGGGCGCGCAGCCGACGGAGGCGTAACCGTCCATCAGCAGCGGGTTGGTGAGCACCCCGTGCTCCAGCACGTAGGCGTCCACGTCGTCCTGGGTCCAGCGGGCGATGGGGGAGACCTTCACCTTGCGGCGCTTGGCGTCCCAGCCCACCACCGGGGTGTTCGCCCGGGTGGGGGACTCGTCGCGGCGCAGCCCCGTCGCCCATGCGGCGTACGCGGTCAGGCCGTCCTCCAACGGCTTGACCTTGCGCAGCGCGCAGCACAGGTCGGGGTCGCGGTCGTGCAGCTTCTCGCCGTGCTCGGCGTCCTGCTCGGCGACGGTCTGCCGGGGGGTGATGGTGATGACGTTGACGTCCATCACCGCGTCCACCGCGTCCCGGGTCCCGATGGTCTCGGGGAAGTGGTAGCCGGTGTCCAGGAAGACCACGTCCACGCCCGGCATCACCCGGGAGGCCAGGTGCGCGACGACGGCGTCCTCCATGGAGGAGGTGACGCAGAAACGCGGCCCGAAGGTGTCGGCGGCCCACTTGAGGATCTCGGTGGCGGAGGCGTCCTCCAGTTCGCGCCCGGCCTGCTCGGCCAGCTCCTGGAGTTCGCGGTCGGTGAGCTCTCCGCTGATCAGAGTGTCCGTCATATCCGGTCCCCTTCACCGTCGTTGCGCTGAACGCCCCGGGTCAGCAGACCCAGGAACTTCAGCTGGAACGCACGGTTGCAGGAGGCACATTCCCAGGCGCCGTGACCGGTCTCGTTGGGGCGCAGGTCCTCGTCGCCGCAGTACGGGCAGTAGAACGGGGCGGCTCGCTCGCTCATGACAGCGACTCCGCACTGGCGCGCGCCGCCCAGGTCGCGAAGCGCTCGCCGTCCTCGCGCTCCTCCTGGAACCGGCCGAGCACCCGCTCCACGTAGTCCGGCAGTTCGGCCGAAGTGACCTTCAGGCCACGGACCTTGCGGCCGAACCCGGCCTCCAGGCCGAGCGCGCCGCCGAGGTGCACCTGGTAGCCCTCGACCTGGTTGCCGTCGCCGTCCAGCATCAACTGGCCCTTGAGACCGATGTCCGCGACCTGGATGCGGGCGCAGGCGTTCGGGCAGCCGTTGATGTTGATGGTGATCGGGTGGTCGAAGTCCGGGATGCGGCGCTCCAGTTCGTCGATGAGCGAGGCGCCGCGCGCCTTCGTCTCGACGATCGCCAGCTTGCAGAACTCGATGCCGGTGCAGGCCATCGTGCCGCGCCGGAACGGGGACGGCGTGACCCGCAGGTCCAGCGCCTCCAGACCGGCGACCAGGGAGTCCACCTGCTCCTCGGCCACGTCCAGCACGATCATCTTCTGCTCGGCGGTGGTCCGCACCCGGCCCGAACCGTGCTCCTCGGCCACCTCGGCGATCTTGGTGAGGGTGGCGCCGTCGACGCGGCCCACCCGCGCGGCGAAGCCGACGTAGAAGCGGCCGTCCTTCTGCCGGTGCACCCCGAGGTGGTCGCGCCAGGTCTGGGCGGGCTGCTCGGGCGCGGGGCCGTCGATCAGCTTGCGCTGGAGGTAGTCGTCCTCCAGGACCTGGCGGAACTTCTCGGCGCCCCAGTCCGCGACGAGGAACTTCAGGCGGGCGCGGGTGCGCAGCCGCCGGTAGCCGTAGTCGCGGAAGATCCCGATGACCCCGCCGTACACATCGGCCACCTCGTCCAGCGGCACCCAGGCGCCGAGCCGGACCCCGAGCTTGGGGTTGGTGGAGAGGCCGCCGCCGACCCAGAGGTCGAAGCCGGGGCCGTGCTCGGGATGGTTCACGCCGACGAAGGCGATGTCGTTGATCTCGTGCGCCACGTCCAGCTGCGGGGAGCCGGAGACGGCGGACTTGAACTTGCGGGGCAGGTTGGAGAAGTCGGGGTTGCCGATGAACCGGCGCTGGATCTCGTCGATCGCGGGCGTGCCGTCGATGATCTCGTTCTCGGCGATGCCCGCCACGGGGGAGCCGAGGATCACGCGGGGCGTGTCACCGCAGGCCTCGGTGGTGGAGAGGCCCACCTCTTCGAGGCGCCGCCAGATCTCCGGCACGTCCTCGATCCGGATCCAGTGGTACTGCACGTTCTGCCGGTCGGTGAGGTCGGCGGTCCCGCGCGCGAACTCCTGGGAGATCTCTCCGATCACCCGCAGCTGCTGCGTGGTCAGCCGGCCGCCGTCGATCCGGACGCGCAGCATGAAGAACTTGTCGTCCAGCTCCTCGGGCTCCAGCACGGCCGTCTTGCCGCCGTCGATACCGGGCTTGCGCTGGGTGTAC
Proteins encoded in this window:
- a CDS encoding aliphatic sulfonate ABC transporter substrate-binding protein, yielding MPAPRSTVRRSIAAVAALPLLALAATACGYGSDAKDDDAKKANVSSGEKKLSADTVKIGYFPNLTHATALVGIQEGTIQKELGGTKVESTTFNAGPSEIEALNAGSIDIGFIGPSPAINAYVKSQGKGLRIVAGSASGGVKLVVNPEKIKTLDDLKGKRIATPQIGNTQDVAFLNWISEKGWKVDPQSGKGDVSVVRSDNKVTPDAYKSGSLDGAWVPEPTASKLVSEGAKVLLDEKDLWPDKKFVITHIIVSQKFLDAHPDVVEAVIKGSVSTNKWINANPEEAKASANKALEKLSGKPLPQEILDPAWESVEFTNDPLATTLKTQAGYSVKAGLLENPKLEGIYDLGPLNKILKAEGQTEVSDAGLGVK
- a CDS encoding GTP-binding protein — its product is MTTPILSALSAEQLSATTLLRFATAGSVDDGKSTLVGRLLHDSKSILTDQLEAVEQVSLSRGQEAPDLALLTDGLRAEREQGITIDVAYRYFATARRRFILADTPGHVQYTRNMVTGASTAELAVVLVDARNGVVEQTRRHAAVAALLRVPHVVLAVNKMDLVEYAEPVFAAIAEEFTAYAASLGVPEITAIPISALAGDNVVEPSAHMDWYGGPTVLEHLETVPVSHDLTACHARFPVQYVIRPQTAEHPDYRGYAGQIAAGVFRVGESVSVLPSGRTTTITGIDALGESVDIAWAPQSVTLRLADDIDISRGDLIAPADDAPPVTQDVEATVCHVADQPLSVGQRVLLKHTTRTVKAIVKDIPSRLTLDDLSQHPAPGQLVANDIGRVVVRTAEPLALDAYADSRRTGSFLLIDPADGTTLSAGMAGAAFATAPEPVVADDDAEWDF
- the cysD gene encoding sulfate adenylyltransferase subunit CysD, which translates into the protein MSTVTSVPEGTVNPYALSHLDSLESEAVHIFREVAGEFERPVILFSGGKDSIVMLHLALKAFAPAPVPFTLLHVDTGHNFPEVLEYRDRTVKKHGLRLHVASVQEYIDAGKLRERPDGTRNPLQTVPLTEAIQQHRFDAVFGGGRRDEEKARAKERVFSLRDEFSQWDPRRQRPELWQLYNGRHAPGEHVRVFPISNWTELDVWQYIEREGIELPEIYFAHEREVFSRNGMWLTAGGWGGPKEHETTETRLVRYRTVGDMSCTGAVDSDATTLEAVITEIAASRLTERGATRADDKMSEAAMEDRKREGYF
- the cysC gene encoding adenylyl-sulfate kinase, with product MTTDQESSMSVTETGATIWLTGLPSAGKTTIAYELAGRLRTEGHKVEVLDGDEIRQFLSAGLGFSREDRHTNVARIGFVAELLAANGVKVLVPVIAPFADSREAVRKRHAAESTTYLEVHVATPVEVCSVRDVKGLYAKQAAGEISGLTGVDDPYEAPESPDLRIESHQQTVQESAAALHALLTERGLA
- a CDS encoding phosphoadenylyl-sulfate reductase, whose amino-acid sequence is MTDTLISGELTDRELQELAEQAGRELEDASATEILKWAADTFGPRFCVTSSMEDAVVAHLASRVMPGVDVVFLDTGYHFPETIGTRDAVDAVMDVNVITITPRQTVAEQDAEHGEKLHDRDPDLCCALRKVKPLEDGLTAYAAWATGLRRDESPTRANTPVVGWDAKRRKVKVSPIARWTQDDVDAYVLEHGVLTNPLLMDGYASVGCAPCTRRVLEGEDARAGRWAGRGKTECGLHG
- a CDS encoding nitrite/sulfite reductase; translation: MAATPEQPATTTPRRKAGRHRGEGQWAVGHHTPLNGNEQFKKDDDGLNVRTRIETIYSKRGFDSIDPNDLRGRMRWWGLYTQRKPGIDGGKTAVLEPEELDDKFFMLRVRIDGGRLTTQQLRVIGEISQEFARGTADLTDRQNVQYHWIRIEDVPEIWRRLEEVGLSTTEACGDTPRVILGSPVAGIAENEIIDGTPAIDEIQRRFIGNPDFSNLPRKFKSAVSGSPQLDVAHEINDIAFVGVNHPEHGPGFDLWVGGGLSTNPKLGVRLGAWVPLDEVADVYGGVIGIFRDYGYRRLRTRARLKFLVADWGAEKFRQVLEDDYLQRKLIDGPAPEQPAQTWRDHLGVHRQKDGRFYVGFAARVGRVDGATLTKIAEVAEEHGSGRVRTTAEQKMIVLDVAEEQVDSLVAGLEALDLRVTPSPFRRGTMACTGIEFCKLAIVETKARGASLIDELERRIPDFDHPITININGCPNACARIQVADIGLKGQLMLDGDGNQVEGYQVHLGGALGLEAGFGRKVRGLKVTSAELPDYVERVLGRFQEEREDGERFATWAARASAESLS